In one Musa acuminata AAA Group cultivar baxijiao chromosome BXJ2-5, Cavendish_Baxijiao_AAA, whole genome shotgun sequence genomic region, the following are encoded:
- the LOC135586883 gene encoding probable protein phosphatase 2C 66, with protein MGSCMSCSQTAAKEPAGASSSRARSGSQSWKARKKLQEQEGAKGEGGGGGGRWPAAVSVFGDVREDELHRLPDRLFLNGATEAACLYTQQGKKGTNQDAMIVWENFMLRSDTIFCGVFDGHGPFGHMVSKKVRDSLPLKLSDQWRANFNGNKGPHQFNSMSGGTDSVETTSITIDDEFSDSLDVDENETLPAMYLPLKKSILKAFKIVDKELKFNPTIDCFCSGTTAVTVVKQGRDLVIGNLGDSRAVMGTRDKHNNLIAVELTVDLKPNLPREAARIQQCKGRVFALQDEPEVARVWLPNSDSPGLAMARAFGDFCLKDYGLISVPDISYRHLTDKDEFIILATDGVWDVLSNKEAVDIIASAPTRGTAARALVDCAVRAWRLKFPTSKIDDCAVVCLYLDNPSSSDQSQTVHSKKSPIQPAVSTAVVIDDSIAGGAQVRASPLECSHTLLDANEIVPVSEVSRVPRVAERSQSSKSLADCISATEDEEWSALEGVTRVNSLLNLPRFLSGDKGSTSRKKWF; from the exons ATGGGTTCCTGCATGTCGTGCTCCCAGACGGCGGCGAAGGAGCCCGCCGGCGCCTCCTCGTCCCGCGCCCGGTCTGGCTCCCAGAGCTGGAAGGCGAGGAAGAAGCTACAAGAGCAGGAGGGGGCGAagggcgaaggaggaggagggggaggacggTGGCCAGCGGCCGTCTCCGTCTTTGGCGACGTAAGGGAGGACGAACTCCACCGGTTGCCCGATCGGTTGTTCTTGAATGGCGCCACCGAGGCTGCGTGCCTCTATACTCAGCAGGGGAAGAAGGGGACCAACCAGGACGCCATGATCGTTTGGGAG AATTTTATGCTGAGAAGTGACACAATCTTCTGTGGAGTGTTTGACGGTCATGGTCCATTTGGTCATATGGTTTCCAAGAAAGTCAGAGATTCTCTTCCTCTCAAGCTATCCGATCAATGGAGAGCTAATTTTAATGGCAACAAGGGCCCTCATCAATTTAATAGCATGTCTGGAGGGACGGATTCTGTAGAAACAACATCAATTACCATTGACGATGAGTTCAGTGATTCCTTAGATGTCGATGAGAATGAAACACTACCTGCGATGTATCTTCCACTTAAGAAGTCTATTCTGAAGGCCTTTAAAATAGTGGATAAAGAATTGAAGTTCAACCCTACAATTGATTGTTTCTGTAGTGGAACTACAGCTGTTACTGTTGTAAAACAG GGGCGGGATCTTGTAATAGGGAACCTTGGGGACTCAAGAGCAGTAATGGGCACACGGGACAAGCACAATAATTTGATTGCAGTAGAGTTGACTGTGGACCTGAAGCCCAATCTTCCAA GAGAAGCAGCCAGAATCCAGCAATGCAAAGGAAGAGTTTTTGCCCTGCAGGATGAACCAGAAGTTGCCCGAGTATGGTTACCAAACAGTGACTCTCCTGGCTTGGCCATGGCCAGAGCTTTTGGGGACTTCTGCCTCAAAGATTATGGTTTGATATCTGttccagatatctcatatcgtcatCTCACTGACAAAGATGAATTTATCATTCTGGCTACTGATGGG GTTTGGGATGTTCTTTCAAACAAGGAAGCTGTTGATATTATTGCATCAGCACCAACCCGTGGAACTGCTGCCAGAGCTCTTGTTGATTGTGCGGTTCGAGCTTGGCGATTAAAATTTCCTACCTCAAAAATTGATGACTGTGCTGTTGTCTGTCTATACTTGGATAACCCATCATCATCTGACCAATCTCAGACAGTCCACTCCAAGAAGTCGCCTATTCAGCCAGCAGTATCAACAGCAGTAGTAATAGATGATTCAATTGCGGGTGGAGCTCAAGTTCGTGCTTCCCCATTGGAATGCTCGCACACTCTTCTTGATGCTAATGAGATTGTTCCAGTGTCTGAGGTATCCAGGGTGCCAAGGGTGGCAGAAAGATCCCAGTCTAGTAAGAGTCTTGCTGATTGTATATCTGCGACAGAGGATGAGGAATGGTCTGCCCTAGAAGGTGTTACGCGAGTCAACTCCTTACTTAATCTTCCGAGGTTTTTGTCTGGTGACAAAGGGTCGACAAGTCGGAAGAAATGGTTTTGA